The proteins below are encoded in one region of Hordeum vulgare subsp. vulgare chromosome 3H, MorexV3_pseudomolecules_assembly, whole genome shotgun sequence:
- the LOC123441320 gene encoding calcium-transporting ATPase 7, plasma membrane-type-like gives MYMPHEDEGHSHAEADADAAAVSSSIRGLVKDKCHDCFRRLGGSTGIAAKLTSHPKRGIRDEDMTLSWRKKEFGDNTCPKPRPRTFFRHVLDALGHVSVVALLASAAVSLGLGIMEHGVKDGWYDGATIFLAAFVVFGVTAVISHAQAKRDHKLATESANLVVTVVRAARRQEISVFDVVVGDVLILKTGDVVPADGVFLDGHGFQVDESSLTGHPGPIDIDAGTNPFLASGVKVVNGHGSMLVTAVGTNTTAWSILSTLKLNTRPAPLEERLESLISTIGKATVAVALVAFTVLLVRHFTNSSTGKPLLIEKGVPIAVSLMATFAMKMMVKDKALVHSLSASVTVICTDMTGMLTLNRMEVTEFWVGTARPRTPTAISSSVVGLLCQGVGLNTTGSVYKPDNVSQPEISGSPVEKALLSWATADLSMDAAALKRSCKVVHVEAFNSDEKPSPSRAIIRDKATRLLVAHWKGGAEVLLAMCSMYMDTDATVRELGVEQRNKLEKVIRDMVASGLRCLGFAYKKVDDTEQSKVHHLEELTLLGIVGLKDTCRPEVNATIEDCTKASMAVKMLTGDNILMALTIAKECGIISSNDPDGVVIEGHQFRAMSVTRQLQMVDKIRVMASSRPQDKLLLVKRLKHKGHVVAVTAGEGINDAAALKEADVVLCMDVHGTDVSTDTIFLNGKFDVVVKATRWGRCAYHNFQKFIQFHIIVNAVAIIVNFMSAVTMGNVPLTTVQIMWVNLVMGVMSTLALSTDKPTDALMESPPISRTTRLINNAMCYIMAAQAMFQIAVLLGLQFLGNDDQASATMIFNVFMLFQVFNEFNMRDNVLAGVLKNRMFLLIVALALVLQVVTVEVLTKFVGTTKLGLGQWGVCLAIATVSWPVGWAVKFIPVPVRSS, from the coding sequence ATGTACATGCCCCACGAGGACGAAGGTCACTCTCACGCTGAAGCTGATGCTGATGCTGCTGCAGTCTCCTCCTCCATCaggggcctcgtcaaggataagTGCCATGACTGCTTTCGCCGCCTCGGCGGAAGCACCGGCATCGCGGCCAAGCTCACTTCCCACCCGAAGCGGGGCATCAGGGACGAGGACATGACGTTGAGCTGGCGCAAGAAGGAGTTCGGCGACAATACGTGCCCCAAGcccaggcccaggaccttcttccGCCACGTCTTGGACGCGCTCGGCCACGTCTCCGTCGTCGCGCTACTCGCCAGTGCCGCCGTCTCCCTCGGCTTAGGCATCATGGAGCATGGCGTCAAGGACGGGTGGTACGACGGTGCCACCATCTTCCTCGCCGCATTCGTCGTCTTCGGCGTCACCGCGGTCATCAGCCACGCCCAGGCCAAGAGGGACCACAAGCTCGCCACCGAGTCCGCCAACCTTGTCGTCACCGTCGTCCGCGCCGCCAGGAGACAGGAGATCTCCGTATTTGACGTCGTCGTCGGCGACGTGCTCATACTCAAGACCGGCGACGTCGTTCCAGCGGACGGGGTGTTCCTAGACGGCCACGGCTTCCAGGTGGACGAGTCGAGTTTGACGGGACATCCCGGCCCTATCGACATCGACGCCGGGACgaaccccttcctcgcctccggcgTGAAGGTCGTCAACGGCCACGGCTCCATGCTCGTCACCGCCGTCGGCACCAACACCACGGCTTGGAGCATCCTCTCAACGTTGAAATTGAACACTCGCCCGGCGCCGCTAGAGGAGCGCCTCGAGAGTCTCATTTCAACCATCGGCAAGGCTACCGTCGCCGTCGCGCTTGTCGCCTTCACCGTGCTCCTCGTTCGCCATTTCACCAACAGTAGCACGGGAAAGCCGCTGTTGATTGAAAAGGGCGTGCCGATTGCGGTGTCTCTCATGGCCACCTTTgccatgaagatgatggtgaaGGATAAGGCGCTGGTGCACAGTTTGTCGGCGTCGGTCACGGTCATCTGCACCGACATGACCGGAATGCTCACCCTCAACAGGATGGAGGTGACCGAGTTCTGGGTCGGCACTGCCCGACCTAGAACCCCCACGGCGATATCTAGCAGCGTCGTTGGCCTGCTGTGCCAGGGCGTCGGGCTCAACACCACCGGAAGCGTGTACAAGCCGGACAATGTATCCCAACCGGAGATATCGGGCAGCCCGGTGGAGAAGGCACTTCTGTCATGGGCCACGGCGGACCTCTCCATGGATGCTGCCGCCTTGAAGAGGAGCTGCAAGGTAGTACATGTGGAGGCTTTCAACTCCGACGAGAAGCCCAGCCCCAGCCGTGCAATAATCAGGGACAAGGCCACACGTTTGTTGGTCGCGCACTGGAAAGGCGGCGCGGAGGTGCTCCTTGCCATGTGCTCCATGTACATGGACACGGATGCAACGGTGCGTGAACTCGGTGTGGAGCAGCGGAACAAGCTTGAGAAGGTGATCCGCGATATGGTGGCAAGCGGCCTCCGGTGCCTCGGCTTTGCTTATAAAAAGGTTGACGACACTGAGCAATCAAAGGTTCATCACCTGGAGGAACTGACATTGTTAGGTATAGTCGGCTTGAAAGACACTTGCCGACCAGAGGTCAATGCCACCATTGAAGATTGCACAAAGGCAAGCATGGCCGTGAAGATGCTCACCGGCGATAACATCCTCATGGCCCTTACTATCGCCAAGGAGTGCGGCATCATTTCGAGCAATGACCCCGACGGAGTCGTCATCGAGGGACACCAGTTCCGGGCCATGTCAGTGACACGACAACTCCAGATGGTGGACAAGATCCGTGTCATGGCGAGTTCCCGGCCCCAAGACAAGCTGTTGCTGGTGAAGCGGCTGAAGCACAAGGGCCACGTGGTGGCCGTGACCGCCGGCGAGGGCATCAATGATGCGGCGGCTCTCAAGGAGGCCGACGTGGTGCTGTGCATGGACGTCCATGGCACCGATGTCTCCACGGACACCATCTTCCTCAACGGCAAGTTCGACGTAGTGGTGAAGGCTACCCGGTGGGGACGCTGTGCCTATCACAACTTCCAGAAGTTCATCCAGTTCCACATCATCGTCAACGCCGTCGCAATCATCGTCAACTTCATGTCGGCGGTCACCATGGGTAACGTTCCACTGACCACCGTGCAAATCATGTGGGTGAACCTGGTGATGGGCGTCATGAGCACGCTGGCGCTATCCACTGACAAGCCCACCGACGCGCTCATGGAATCCCCACCCATTTCCCGCACGACACGGCTCATCAACAATGCCATGTGTTACATCATGGCCGCGCAGGCAATGTTTCAGATCGCCGTGCTGCTGGGGCTCCAATTCCTTGGCAACGATGACCAAGCCAGTGCCACCAtgatcttcaatgtcttcatgctCTTCCAGGTGTTCAACGAGTTCAACATgagggacaacgtccttgccggggTGCTCAAGAATAGGATGTTCCTCCTCATCGTCGCCCTGGCGCTCGTGCTGCAGGTGGTGACGGTGGAGGTGCTCACGAAGTTCGTTGGTACCACGAAGCTCGGCTTGGGGCAATGGGGCGTCTGCCTCGCCATCGCCACCGTGTCGTGGCCCGTTGGTTGGGCCGTCAAGTTCATCCCAGTGCCGGTTCGTAGCAGTTGA
- the LOC123441321 gene encoding calcium-transporting ATPase 7, plasma membrane-type-like has product MYMPHEDEGHSHAEADADAAAVSSSIRGLVKDKCHDCFRRLGGSTGIAAKLTSHPKRGIRDEDMTLSWRKKEFGDNTCPKPRPRTFFRHVLDALGHVSVVALLASAAVSLGLGIMEHGVKDGWYDGATIFLAAFVVFGVTAVISHAQAKRDHKLATERSPYLTSSSATCSTGDVVPADGVFLDGHGFQVDESSLTGHPGPIDIDAGTNPFLASGVKVVNGHGSMLVTAVGTNTTAWSILSTLKLNTRPAPLEERLESLISTIGKATVAVALVAFTVLLVRHFTNSSTGKPLLIEKGVPIAVSLMATFAMKMMVKDKALVHSLSASVTVICTDMTGMLTLNRMEVTEFWVGTARPRTPTAISSSVVGLLCQGVGLNTTGSVYKPDNVSQPEISGSPVEKALLSWATADLSMDAAALKRSCKVVHVEAFNSDEKPSPSRAIIRDKATRLLVAHWKGGAEVLLAMCSMYMDTDATVRELGVEQRNKLEKVIRDMVASGLRCLGFAYKKVDDTEQSKVHHLEELTLLGIVGLKDTCRPEVNATIEDCTKASMAVKMLTGDNILMALTIAKECGIISSNDPDGVVIEGHQFRAMSVTRQLQMVDKIRVMASSRPQDKLLLVKRLKHKGHVVAVTAGEGINDAAALKEADVVLCMDVHGTDVSTDTIFLNGKFDVVVKATRWGRCAYHNFQKFIQFHIIVNAVAIIVNFMSAVTMGNVPLTTVQIMWVNLVMGVMSTLALSTDKPTDALMESPPISRTTRLINNAMCYIMAAQAMFQIAVLLGLQFLGNDDQASATMIFNVFMLFQVFNEFNMRDNVLAGVLKNRMFLLIVALALVLQVVTVEVLTKFVGTTKLGLGQWGVCLAIATVSWPVGWAVKFIPVPVRSS; this is encoded by the exons ATGTACATGCCCCACGAGGACGAAGGTCACTCTCACGCTGAAGCTGATGCTGATGCTGCTGCAGTCTCCTCCTCCATCaggggcctcgtcaaggataagTGCCATGACTGCTTTCGCCGCCTCGGCGGAAGCACCGGCATCGCGGCCAAGCTCACTTCCCACCCGAAGCGGGGCATCAGGGACGAGGACATGACGTTGAGCTGGCGCAAGAAGGAGTTCGGCGACAATACGTGCCCCAAGcccaggcccaggaccttcttccGCCACGTCTTGGACGCGCTCGGCCACGTCTCCGTCGTCGCGCTACTCGCCAGTGCCGCCGTCTCCCTCGGCTTAGGCATCATGGAGCATGGCGTCAAGGACGGGTGGTACGACGGTGCCACCATCTTCCTCGCCGCATTCGTCGTCTTCGGCGTCACCGCGGTCATCAGCCACGCCCAGGCCAAGAGGGACCACAAGCTCGCCACCGA GAGATCTCCGTATTTGACATCGTCGTCGGCGACGTGCTCAACCGGCGACGTCGTTCCAGCGGACGGGGTGTTCCTAGACGGCCACGGCTTCCAGGTGGACGAGTCGAGTTTGACGGGACATCCCGGCCCTATCGACATCGACGCCGGGACgaaccccttcctcgcctccggcgTGAAGGTCGTCAACGGCCACGGCTCCATGCTCGTCACCGCCGTCGGCACCAACACCACGGCTTGGAGCATCCTCTCAACGTTGAAATTGAACACTCGCCCGGCGCCGCTAGAGGAGCGCCTCGAGAGTCTCATTTCAACCATCGGCAAGGCTACCGTCGCCGTCGCGCTTGTCGCCTTCACCGTGCTCCTCGTTCGCCATTTCACCAACAGTAGCACGGGAAAGCCGCTGTTGATTGAAAAGGGCGTGCCGATTGCGGTGTCTCTCATGGCCACCTTTgccatgaagatgatggtgaaGGATAAGGCGCTGGTGCACAGTTTGTCGGCGTCGGTCACGGTCATCTGCACCGACATGACCGGAATGCTCACCCTCAACAGGATGGAGGTGACCGAGTTCTGGGTCGGCACTGCCCGACCTAGAACCCCCACGGCGATATCTAGCAGCGTCGTTGGCCTGCTGTGCCAGGGCGTCGGGCTCAACACCACCGGAAGCGTGTACAAGCCGGACAATGTATCCCAACCGGAGATATCGGGCAGCCCGGTGGAGAAGGCACTTCTGTCATGGGCCACGGCGGACCTCTCCATGGATGCTGCCGCCTTGAAGAGGAGCTGCAAGGTAGTACATGTGGAGGCTTTCAACTCCGACGAGAAGCCCAGCCCCAGCCGTGCAATAATCAGGGACAAGGCCACACGTTTGTTGGTCGCGCACTGGAAAGGCGGCGCGGAGGTGCTCCTTGCCATGTGCTCCATGTACATGGACACGGATGCAACGGTGCGTGAACTCGGTGTGGAGCAGCGGAACAAGCTTGAGAAGGTGATCCGCGATATGGTGGCAAGCGGCCTCCGGTGCCTCGGCTTTGCTTATAAAAAGGTTGACGACACTGAGCAATCAAAGGTTCATCACCTGGAGGAACTGACATTGTTAGGTATAGTCGGCTTGAAAGACACTTGCCGACCAGAGGTCAATGCCACCATTGAAGATTGCACAAAGGCAAGCATGGCCGTGAAGATGCTCACCGGCGATAACATCCTCATGGCCCTTACTATCGCCAAGGAGTGCGGCATCATTTCGAGCAATGACCCCGACGGAGTCGTCATCGAGGGACACCAGTTCCGGGCCATGTCAGTGACACGACAACTCCAGATGGTGGACAAGATCCGTGTCATGGCGAGTTCCCGGCCCCAAGACAAGCTGTTGCTGGTGAAGCGGCTGAAGCACAAGGGCCACGTGGTGGCCGTGACCGCCGGCGAGGGCATCAATGATGCGGCGGCTCTCAAGGAGGCCGACGTGGTGCTGTGCATGGACGTCCATGGCACCGATGTCTCCACGGACACCATCTTCCTCAACGGCAAGTTCGACGTAGTGGTGAAGGCTACCCGGTGGGGACGCTGTGCCTATCACAACTTCCAGAAGTTCATCCAGTTCCACATCATCGTCAACGCCGTCGCAATCATCGTCAACTTCATGTCGGCGGTCACCATGGGTAACGTTCCACTGACCACCGTGCAAATCATGTGGGTGAACCTGGTGATGGGCGTCATGAGCACGCTGGCGCTATCCACTGACAAGCCCACCGACGCGCTCATGGAATCCCCACCCATTTCCCGCACGACACGGCTCATCAACAATGCCATGTGTTACATCATGGCCGCGCAGGCAATGTTTCAGATCGCCGTGCTGCTGGGGCTCCAATTCCTTGGCAACGATGACCAAGCCAGTGCCACCAtgatcttcaatgtcttcatgctCTTCCAGGTGTTCAACGAGTTCAACATgagggacaacgtccttgccggggTGCTCAAGAATAGGATGTTCCTCCTCATCGTCGCCCTGGCGCTCGTGCTGCAGGTGGTGACGGTGGAGGTGCTCACGAAGTTCGTTGGTACCACGAAGCTCGGCTTGGGGCAATGGGGCGTCTGCCTCGCCATCGCCACCGTGTCGTGGCCCGTTGGTTGGGCCGTCAAGTTCATCCCAGTGCCGGTTCGTAGCAGTTGA
- the LOC123441322 gene encoding calcium-transporting ATPase 7, plasma membrane-type-like, which yields MYMPHEDEGHSHAEADADAAAVSSSIRGLVKDKCHDCFRRLGGSTGIAAKLTSHPKRGIRDEDMTLSWRKKEFGDNTCPKPRPRTFFRHVLDALGHVSVVALLASAAVSLGLGIMEHGVKDGWYDGATIFLAAFVVFGVTAVISHAQAKRDHKLATESANLVVTVVRAARRQEISVFDVVVGDVLILKTGDVVPADGVFLDGHGFQVDESSLTGHPGPIDIDAGTNPFLASGVKVVNGHGSMLVTAVGTNTTAWSILSTLKLNTRPAPLEERLESLISTIGKATVAVALVAFTVLLVRHFTNSSTGKPLLIEKGVPIAVSLMATFAMKMMVKDKALVHSLSASVTVICTDMTGMLTLNRMEVTEFWVGTARPRTPTAISSSVVGLLCQGVGLNTTGSVYKPDNVSQPEISGSPVEKALLSWATADLSMDAAALKRSCKVVHVEAFNSDEKPSPSRAIIRDKATRLLVAHWKGGAEVLLAMCSMYMDTDATVRELGVEQRNKLEKVIRDMVASGLRCLGFAYKKVDDTEQSKVHHLEELTLLGIVGLKDTCRPEVNATIEDCTKASMAVKMLTGDNILMALTIAKECGIISSNDPDGVVIEGHQFRAMSVTRQLQMVDKIRVMASSRPQDKLLLVKRLKHKGHVVAVTAGEGINDAAALKEADVVLCMDVHGTDVSTDTIFLNGKFDVVVKATRWGRCAYHNFQKFIQFHIIVNAVAIIVNFMSAVTMGNVPLTTVQIMWVNLVMGVMSTLALSTDKPTDALMESPPISRTTRLINNAMCYIMAAQAMFQIAVLLGLQFLGNDDQASATMIFNVFMLFQVFNEFNMRDNVLAGVLKNRMFLLIVALALVLQVVTVEVLTKFVGTTKLGLGQWGVCLAIATVSWPVGWAVKFIPVPVRSS from the coding sequence ATGTACATGCCCCACGAGGACGAAGGTCACTCTCACGCTGAAGCTGATGCTGATGCTGCTGCAGTCTCCTCCTCCATCaggggcctcgtcaaggataagTGCCATGACTGCTTTCGCCGCCTCGGCGGAAGCACCGGCATCGCGGCCAAGCTCACTTCCCACCCGAAGCGGGGCATCAGGGACGAGGACATGACGTTGAGCTGGCGCAAGAAGGAGTTCGGCGACAATACGTGCCCCAAGcccaggcccaggaccttcttccGCCACGTCTTGGACGCGCTCGGCCACGTCTCCGTCGTCGCGCTACTCGCCAGTGCCGCCGTCTCCCTCGGCTTAGGCATCATGGAGCATGGCGTCAAGGACGGGTGGTACGACGGTGCCACCATCTTCCTCGCCGCATTCGTCGTCTTCGGCGTCACCGCGGTCATCAGCCACGCCCAGGCCAAGAGGGACCACAAGCTCGCCACCGAGTCCGCCAACCTTGTCGTCACCGTCGTCCGCGCCGCCAGGAGACAGGAGATCTCCGTATTTGACGTCGTCGTTGGCGACGTGCTCATACTCAAGACCGGCGACGTCGTTCCAGCGGACGGGGTGTTCCTAGACGGCCACGGCTTCCAGGTGGACGAGTCGAGTTTGACGGGACATCCCGGCCCTATCGACATCGACGCCGGGACgaaccccttcctcgcctccggcgTGAAGGTCGTCAACGGCCACGGCTCCATGCTCGTCACCGCCGTCGGCACCAACACCACGGCTTGGAGCATCCTCTCAACGTTGAAATTGAACACTCGCCCGGCGCCGCTAGAGGAGCGCCTCGAGAGTCTCATTTCAACCATCGGCAAGGCTACCGTCGCCGTCGCGCTTGTCGCCTTCACCGTGCTCCTCGTTCGCCATTTCACCAACAGTAGCACGGGAAAGCCGCTGTTGATTGAAAAGGGCGTGCCGATTGCGGTGTCTCTCATGGCCACCTTTgccatgaagatgatggtgaaGGATAAGGCGCTGGTGCACAGTTTGTCGGCGTCGGTCACGGTCATCTGCACCGACATGACCGGAATGCTCACCCTCAACAGGATGGAGGTGACCGAGTTCTGGGTCGGCACTGCCCGACCTAGAACCCCCACGGCGATATCTAGCAGCGTCGTTGGCCTGCTGTGCCAGGGCGTCGGGCTCAACACCACCGGAAGCGTGTACAAGCCGGACAATGTATCCCAACCGGAGATATCGGGCAGCCCGGTGGAGAAGGCACTTCTGTCATGGGCCACGGCGGACCTCTCCATGGATGCTGCCGCCTTGAAGAGGAGCTGCAAGGTAGTACATGTGGAGGCTTTCAACTCCGACGAGAAGCCCAGCCCCAGCCGTGCAATAATCAGGGACAAGGCCACACGTTTGTTGGTCGCGCACTGGAAAGGCGGCGCGGAGGTGCTCCTTGCCATGTGCTCCATGTACATGGACACGGATGCAACGGTGCGTGAACTCGGTGTGGAGCAGCGGAACAAGCTTGAGAAGGTGATCCGCGATATGGTGGCAAGCGGCCTCCGGTGCCTCGGCTTTGCTTATAAAAAGGTTGACGACACTGAGCAATCAAAGGTTCATCACCTGGAGGAACTGACATTGTTAGGTATAGTCGGCTTGAAAGACACTTGCCGACCAGAGGTCAATGCCACCATTGAAGATTGCACAAAGGCAAGCATGGCCGTGAAGATGCTCACCGGCGATAACATCCTCATGGCCCTTACTATCGCCAAGGAGTGCGGCATCATTTCGAGCAATGACCCCGACGGAGTCGTCATCGAGGGACACCAGTTCCGGGCCATGTCAGTGACACGACAACTCCAGATGGTGGACAAGATCCGTGTCATGGCGAGTTCCCGGCCCCAAGACAAGCTGTTGCTGGTGAAGCGGCTGAAGCACAAGGGCCACGTGGTGGCCGTGACCGCCGGCGAGGGCATCAATGATGCGGCGGCTCTCAAGGAGGCCGACGTGGTGCTGTGCATGGACGTCCATGGCACCGATGTCTCCACGGACACCATCTTCCTCAACGGCAAGTTCGACGTAGTGGTGAAGGCTACCCGGTGGGGACGCTGTGCCTATCACAACTTCCAGAAGTTCATCCAGTTCCACATCATCGTCAACGCCGTCGCAATCATCGTCAACTTCATGTCGGCGGTCACCATGGGTAACGTTCCACTGACCACCGTGCAAATCATGTGGGTGAACCTGGTGATGGGCGTCATGAGCACGCTGGCGCTATCCACTGACAAGCCCACCGACGCGCTCATGGAATCCCCACCCATTTCCCGCACGACACGGCTCATCAACAATGCCATGTGTTACATCATGGCCGCGCAGGCAATGTTTCAGATCGCCGTGCTGCTGGGGCTCCAATTCCTTGGCAACGATGACCAAGCCAGTGCCACCAtgatcttcaatgtcttcatgctCTTCCAGGTGTTCAACGAGTTCAACATgagggacaacgtccttgccggggTGCTCAAGAATAGGATGTTCCTCCTCATCGTCGCCCTGGCGCTCGTGCTGCAGGTGGTGACGGTGGAGGTGCTCACGAAGTTCGTTGGTACCACGAAGCTCGGCTTGGGGCAATGGGGCGTCTGCCTCGCCATCGCCACCGTGTCGTGGCCCGTTGGTTGGGCCGTCAAGTTCATCCCAGTGCCGGTTCGTAGCAGTTGA
- the LOC123441319 gene encoding calcium-transporting ATPase 7, plasma membrane-type-like produces the protein MYMPHEDEGHSHAEADADAAAVSSSIRGLVKDKCHDCFRRLGGSTGIAAKLTSHPKRGIRDEDMTLSWRKKEFGDNTCPKPRPRTFFRHVLDALGHVSVVALLASAAVSLGLGIMEHGVKDGWYDGATIFLAAFVVFGVTAVISHAQAKRDHKLATESANLVVTVVRAARRQEISVFDVVVGDVLILKTGDVVPADGVFLDGHGFQVDESSLTGHPGPIDIDAGTNPFLASGVKVVNGHGSMLVTAVGTNTTAWSILSTLKLNTRPAPLEERLESLISTIGKATVAVALVAFTVLLVRHFTNSSTGKPLLIEKGVPIAVSLMATFAMKMMVKDKALVHSLSASVTVICTDMTGMLTLNRMEVTEFWVGTARPRTPTAISSSVVGLLCQGVGLNTTGSVYKPDNVSQPEISGSPVEKALLSWATADLSMDAAALKRSCKVVHVEAFNSDEKPSPSRAIIRDKATRLLVAHWKGGAEVLLAMCSMYMDTDATVRELGVEQRNKLEKVIRDMVASGLRCLGFAYKKVDDTEQSKVHHLEELTLLGIVGLKDTCRPEVNATIEDCTKASMAVKMLTGDNILMALTIAKECGIISSNDPDGVVIEGHQFRAMSVTRQLQMVDKIRVMASSRPQDKLLLVKRLKHKGHVVAVTAGEGINDAAALKEADVVLCMDVHGTDVSTDTIFLNGKFDVVVKATRWGRCAYHNFQKFIQFHIIVNAVAIIVNFMSAVTMGNVPLTTVQIMWVNLVMGIMSTLALSTDKPTDALMESPPISRTTRLINNAMCYIMAAQAMFQIAVLLGLQFLGNDDQASATMIFNVFMLFQVFNEFNMRDNVLAGVLKNRMFLLIVALALVLQVVTVEVLTKFVGTTKLGLGQWGVCLAIATVSWPVGWAVKFIPVPVRSS, from the coding sequence ATGTACATGCCCCACGAGGACGAAGGTCACTCTCACGCTGAAGCTGATGCTGATGCTGCTGCAGTCTCCTCCTCCATCaggggcctcgtcaaggataagTGCCATGACTGCTTTCGCCGCCTCGGCGGAAGCACCGGCATCGCGGCCAAGCTCACTTCCCACCCGAAGCGGGGCATCAGGGACGAGGACATGACGTTGAGCTGGCGCAAGAAGGAGTTCGGCGACAATACGTGCCCCAAGcccaggcccaggaccttcttccGCCACGTCTTGGACGCGCTCGGCCACGTCTCCGTCGTCGCGCTACTCGCCAGTGCCGCCGTCTCCCTCGGCTTAGGCATCATGGAGCATGGCGTCAAGGACGGGTGGTACGACGGTGCCACCATCTTCCTCGCCGCATTCGTCGTCTTCGGCGTCACCGCGGTCATCAGCCACGCCCAGGCCAAGAGGGACCACAAGCTCGCCACCGAGTCCGCCAACCTTGTCGTCACCGTCGTCCGCGCCGCCAGGAGACAGGAGATCTCCGTATTTGACGTCGTCGTCGGCGACGTGCTCATACTCAAGACCGGCGACGTCGTTCCAGCGGACGGGGTGTTCCTAGACGGCCACGGCTTCCAGGTGGACGAGTCGAGTTTGACGGGACATCCCGGCCCTATCGACATCGACGCCGGGACgaaccccttcctcgcctccggcgTGAAGGTCGTCAACGGCCACGGCTCCATGCTCGTCACCGCCGTCGGCACCAACACCACGGCTTGGAGCATCCTCTCAACGTTGAAATTGAACACTCGCCCGGCGCCGCTAGAGGAGCGCCTCGAGAGTCTCATTTCAACCATCGGCAAGGCTACCGTCGCCGTCGCGCTTGTCGCCTTCACCGTGCTCCTCGTTCGCCATTTCACCAACAGTAGCACGGGAAAGCCGCTGTTGATTGAAAAGGGCGTGCCGATTGCGGTGTCTCTCATGGCCACCTTTgccatgaagatgatggtgaaGGATAAGGCGCTGGTGCACAGTTTGTCGGCGTCGGTCACGGTCATCTGCACCGACATGACCGGAATGCTCACCCTCAACAGGATGGAGGTGACCGAGTTCTGGGTCGGCACTGCCCGACCTAGAACCCCCACGGCGATATCTAGCAGCGTCGTTGGCCTGCTGTGCCAGGGCGTCGGGCTCAACACCACCGGAAGCGTGTACAAGCCGGACAATGTATCCCAACCGGAGATATCGGGCAGCCCGGTGGAGAAGGCACTTCTGTCATGGGCCACGGCGGACCTCTCCATGGATGCTGCCGCCTTGAAGAGGAGCTGCAAGGTAGTACATGTGGAGGCTTTCAACTCCGACGAGAAGCCCAGCCCCAGCCGTGCAATAATCAGGGACAAGGCCACACGTTTGTTGGTCGCGCACTGGAAAGGCGGCGCGGAGGTGCTCCTTGCCATGTGCTCCATGTACATGGACACGGATGCAACGGTGCGTGAACTCGGTGTGGAGCAGCGGAACAAGCTTGAGAAGGTGATCCGCGATATGGTGGCAAGCGGCCTCCGGTGCCTCGGCTTTGCTTATAAAAAGGTTGACGACACTGAGCAATCAAAGGTTCATCACCTGGAGGAACTGACATTGTTAGGTATAGTCGGCTTGAAAGACACTTGCCGACCAGAGGTCAATGCCACCATTGAAGATTGCACAAAGGCAAGCATGGCCGTGAAGATGCTCACCGGCGATAACATCCTCATGGCCCTTACTATCGCCAAGGAGTGCGGCATCATTTCGAGCAATGACCCCGACGGAGTCGTCATCGAGGGACACCAGTTCCGGGCCATGTCAGTGACACGACAACTCCAGATGGTGGACAAGATCCGTGTCATGGCGAGTTCCCGGCCCCAAGACAAGCTGTTGCTGGTGAAGCGGCTGAAGCACAAGGGCCACGTGGTGGCCGTGACCGCCGGCGAGGGCATCAATGATGCGGCGGCTCTCAAGGAGGCCGACGTGGTGCTGTGCATGGACGTCCATGGCACCGATGTCTCCACGGACACCATCTTCCTCAACGGCAAGTTCGACGTAGTGGTGAAGGCTACCCGGTGGGGACGCTGTGCCTATCACAACTTCCAGAAGTTCATCCAGTTCCACATCATCGTCAACGCCGTCGCAATCATCGTCAACTTCATGTCGGCGGTCACCATGGGTAACGTTCCACTGACCACCGTGCAAATCATGTGGGTGAACCTGGTGATGGGCATCATGAGCACGCTGGCGCTATCCACTGACAAGCCCACCGACGCGCTCATGGAATCCCCACCCATTTCCCGCACGACACGGCTCATCAACAATGCCATGTGTTACATCATGGCCGCGCAGGCAATGTTTCAGATCGCCGTGCTGCTGGGGCTCCAATTCCTTGGCAACGATGACCAAGCCAGTGCCACCAtgatcttcaatgtcttcatgctCTTCCAGGTGTTCAACGAGTTCAACATgagggacaacgtccttgccggggTGCTCAAGAATAGGATGTTCCTCCTCATCGTCGCCCTGGCGCTCGTGCTGCAGGTGGTGACGGTGGAGGTGCTCACGAAGTTCGTTGGTACCACGAAGCTCGGCTTGGGGCAATGGGGCGTCTGCCTCGCCATCGCCACCGTGTCGTGGCCCGTTGGTTGGGCCGTCAAGTTCATCCCAGTGCCGGTTCGTAGCAGTTGA